One Leifsonia shinshuensis DNA window includes the following coding sequences:
- a CDS encoding PTS sugar transporter subunit IIA: MTDTILDRANVVAAGNATTREDAIREAGELLVRAGAVQPGYVDSMAQREATVSTFMGNGLAIPHGTNESKDEIVRSALSFIRYSSPLDWGGEEVRFVVGIAGRNNEHLDILSKIAILFSEEDDVQQLIDAPDADALFALLGDVND; encoded by the coding sequence ATGACCGACACGATTCTCGACCGGGCGAACGTCGTGGCCGCGGGCAACGCGACCACGCGGGAGGACGCGATCCGGGAGGCGGGTGAGCTGCTCGTCAGAGCGGGCGCCGTGCAGCCGGGTTACGTCGACTCGATGGCGCAGCGCGAGGCGACCGTCTCCACCTTCATGGGGAACGGCCTGGCCATCCCGCACGGCACCAACGAGTCCAAGGACGAGATCGTGCGTTCGGCGCTCTCCTTCATCCGCTACTCCTCGCCGCTCGACTGGGGCGGCGAGGAGGTGCGGTTCGTCGTGGGCATCGCCGGGCGGAACAACGAGCACCTCGACATCCTGAGCAAGATCGCCATCCTCTTCTCCGAGGAGGACGATGTGCAGCAGCTGATCGACGCGCCGGACGCGGACGCCCTGTTCGCACTGCTCGGCGACGTCAACGACTGA
- a CDS encoding mannitol-1-phosphate 5-dehydrogenase yields the protein MKAVHFGAGNIGRGFVGLLLHEAGYEVVFADVNAELIDALDAADSYEVHLVGDDAETKTVTGFRAINSATAEDALVAEIATADVVTTAVGPRILRFVAPVIARGLAARAEDAPRLAVMACENAIGATDLLCAELMDGLPDDGTREELASRAVFANTAVDRIVPAQAPDAGIDVTVETFYEWVVDRSPFNGNVPPIPGAHFVDSLGPYIERKLFTVNTGHATVAYTGFLAGATIISEAIGIPSVLEATEAALAETSAALSAKHGLDPAELAEYRAKILNRFRNPYLVDEVTRVGREPLRKLGRNDRFVGPASDYVQYVGGVPSALLAAIGAALRFDVPEDTQSVELQQLLQRANAEDIVDEVMGVQRGEELFEPLVEVVRGAAR from the coding sequence ATGAAAGCCGTCCACTTCGGCGCGGGCAACATCGGGCGCGGCTTCGTGGGGCTCCTGCTCCACGAGGCCGGGTACGAGGTGGTGTTCGCGGACGTCAACGCGGAACTGATCGACGCCCTCGACGCGGCGGACTCGTACGAGGTCCACCTCGTCGGGGACGACGCGGAGACCAAGACCGTCACCGGGTTCCGGGCGATCAACAGCGCCACCGCGGAGGACGCTCTGGTCGCCGAGATCGCGACGGCGGACGTGGTCACGACCGCCGTCGGACCGCGCATCCTGCGCTTCGTCGCCCCGGTGATCGCGCGCGGGCTCGCCGCCCGCGCGGAGGACGCCCCGCGCCTCGCCGTCATGGCGTGCGAGAACGCGATCGGCGCGACCGACCTGCTCTGCGCCGAGCTGATGGACGGCCTCCCCGACGACGGGACACGCGAGGAGCTGGCCTCCCGCGCGGTGTTCGCGAACACGGCCGTCGACCGGATCGTGCCCGCACAGGCCCCGGACGCCGGCATCGACGTCACGGTGGAGACGTTCTACGAGTGGGTCGTCGACCGCAGCCCGTTCAACGGGAACGTGCCGCCGATCCCGGGTGCGCACTTCGTGGACTCCCTCGGGCCGTACATCGAGCGCAAGCTGTTCACGGTGAACACCGGACACGCCACCGTCGCCTACACGGGCTTCCTGGCGGGCGCGACGATCATCAGCGAGGCGATCGGCATCCCGTCGGTGCTGGAGGCGACGGAGGCCGCGCTGGCGGAGACATCGGCCGCGCTCAGCGCCAAGCACGGGCTGGACCCGGCTGAGCTGGCCGAGTACCGCGCGAAGATCCTGAACCGCTTCCGCAACCCGTACCTGGTGGACGAGGTCACGCGTGTCGGCCGCGAGCCGCTGCGCAAGCTCGGCCGCAACGACCGCTTCGTCGGGCCGGCCTCCGACTACGTGCAGTACGTCGGCGGGGTCCCGTCGGCGCTGCTCGCCGCGATCGGCGCCGCGCTGCGCTTCGACGTTCCGGAGGACACGCAGAGCGTCGAGCTGCAGCAGCTGCTCCAGCGCGCGAACGCCGAGGACATCGTGGACGAGGTCATGGGCGTGCAGCGCGGCGAGGAACTGTTCGAGCCGCTGGTGGAGGTCGTGCGCGGCGCGGCGCGCTGA
- a CDS encoding RBBP9/YdeN family alpha/beta hydrolase gives MRAFLILHGWGNFRPAGHWQYELASALRDRGERVVYPQLPDADAPDLEAWRAAAGAALDDARADDARVTVIAHSLGAMLWLGARPDDTGAGRSVDRVLLVAPPSPSYLRENPEVAAFAALEPTRPAAETRIVASDADPCNPEGSRAVYADPLGLPLTTIPGGGHLTPASGYGTWPSVLDWCLEPTATIAPR, from the coding sequence ATGCGCGCCTTCCTGATCCTGCACGGCTGGGGCAACTTCCGGCCGGCCGGGCACTGGCAGTACGAGCTCGCCTCCGCCCTGCGCGACCGCGGTGAGCGGGTCGTCTACCCGCAGCTGCCGGACGCGGACGCGCCCGACCTGGAGGCCTGGCGGGCCGCCGCGGGAGCGGCTCTCGACGACGCGCGCGCGGACGACGCACGGGTGACCGTGATCGCCCACAGCCTCGGCGCCATGCTCTGGCTGGGCGCCCGGCCCGACGACACCGGTGCGGGCCGATCCGTCGACCGGGTCCTCCTCGTCGCGCCGCCGTCACCGTCGTACCTCCGCGAGAACCCCGAGGTCGCCGCCTTCGCCGCCCTCGAGCCGACCCGGCCGGCCGCCGAGACCCGCATCGTCGCTTCCGACGCCGACCCGTGCAATCCGGAGGGCTCGCGAGCCGTGTACGCCGACCCGCTCGGCCTCCCGCTCACGACGATCCCGGGCGGCGGGCACCTCACGCCCGCGTCCGGATACGGAACGTGGCCATCGGTTCTCGACTGGTGTCTCGAACCGACGGCCACGATCGCCCCGCGCTAG
- a CDS encoding PTS mannitol transporter subunit IICB: MTSATATTPKQPSSARVHVQRFGTFLSNMVMPNIPAFIAWGFITALFIATGWLQNTGWAISGILGGFGDQAKIGWSGAATVLAQDPSGHTFQQYVGLVGPMITYLLPLLIANTGGRMVYGVRGGVVGAIATMGVIVGSNIPMFIGAMIMGPLGAWVMKQVDRIWEGKIKAGFEMLVNNFSAGIVGMLLSIGAFFGIAPLVEWLSSILSNAVNWLVTAHLLPFASLLIEPGKVLFLNNAINHGVLTPLGIEQAQQQGKSILFLLEANPGPGFGILIAYSIFGLGIAKASAPGAALIQFVGGIHEIYFPYVLMKPMIVIAAILGGMTGIAINVTFNSGLRAPASPGSIIAVLIQSPASSIVGVTLSVIGAAAVSFIVASIILRASRKRDLAAGNAGDLTAAVAQTEANKGKESSILEGLVQEGEHDTGDAQGDGTDRLVRNIVFACDAGMGSSAMGASVLRNKIKKAGVEGVTVTNQAISNLDGSADLVITQRELTDRAKGQSPDSVHVSVDNFMNSPKYDEVVDLVAKQQQNLTEDATK, translated from the coding sequence ATGACATCGGCGACAGCGACGACGCCGAAGCAGCCCAGCAGCGCTCGCGTCCACGTGCAGCGCTTCGGGACCTTCCTCTCGAACATGGTCATGCCGAACATCCCGGCGTTCATCGCCTGGGGGTTCATCACGGCCCTGTTCATCGCCACCGGCTGGCTCCAGAACACCGGCTGGGCGATCAGCGGGATCCTGGGCGGCTTCGGCGACCAGGCCAAGATCGGCTGGAGCGGCGCGGCGACCGTGCTCGCCCAGGACCCGAGCGGCCACACCTTCCAGCAGTACGTGGGCCTCGTCGGCCCGATGATCACGTACCTGCTGCCCCTGCTGATCGCGAACACCGGTGGCCGCATGGTCTACGGCGTCCGCGGCGGCGTGGTCGGCGCGATCGCGACGATGGGTGTCATCGTCGGCTCCAACATCCCGATGTTCATCGGCGCGATGATCATGGGCCCGCTCGGCGCCTGGGTGATGAAGCAGGTCGACCGGATCTGGGAGGGGAAGATCAAAGCCGGCTTCGAGATGCTGGTCAACAACTTCTCCGCCGGCATCGTCGGCATGCTGTTGTCGATCGGCGCGTTCTTCGGCATCGCACCGCTCGTCGAATGGCTGAGCTCCATCCTGAGCAACGCGGTCAACTGGCTGGTCACGGCGCACCTGCTGCCGTTCGCGAGCCTGCTGATCGAGCCGGGCAAGGTGCTCTTCCTCAACAACGCCATCAACCACGGCGTGCTCACCCCGCTCGGCATCGAGCAGGCGCAGCAGCAGGGCAAGTCCATCCTGTTCCTGCTGGAGGCCAATCCCGGCCCCGGCTTCGGCATCCTGATCGCGTACTCGATCTTCGGCCTCGGCATCGCCAAGGCGAGCGCCCCGGGCGCCGCGCTGATCCAGTTCGTCGGCGGCATCCACGAGATCTACTTCCCGTACGTGCTGATGAAGCCGATGATCGTCATCGCGGCGATCCTCGGCGGCATGACCGGCATCGCGATCAACGTGACCTTCAACTCGGGTCTGCGCGCCCCGGCCTCCCCCGGATCGATCATCGCCGTCCTGATCCAGTCGCCCGCCAGCAGCATCGTGGGCGTCACACTCTCGGTGATCGGCGCGGCGGCCGTTTCGTTCATCGTCGCCTCGATCATCCTGCGGGCCAGCCGCAAGCGCGACCTGGCCGCGGGCAACGCCGGCGACCTCACCGCCGCCGTGGCGCAGACCGAGGCCAACAAGGGCAAGGAGTCCTCCATCCTCGAGGGCCTGGTCCAGGAGGGCGAGCACGACACCGGCGACGCGCAAGGCGACGGCACCGACCGGCTGGTGCGCAACATCGTGTTCGCGTGCGACGCTGGGATGGGCTCGTCCGCGATGGGCGCGTCCGTGCTGCGGAACAAGATCAAGAAGGCCGGCGTGGAGGGGGTCACGGTGACGAACCAGGCCATCAGCAACCTCGACGGCTCGGCCGACCTGGTCATCACGCAGCGCGAGCTCACCGACCGGGCCAAGGGCCAGTCGCCGGACTCGGTCCACGTGTCCGTCGACAACTTCATGAACAGCCCCAAGTACGACGAGGTCGTCGACCTCGTCGCCAAGCAGCAGCAGAACCTGACGGAGGACGCCACCAAATGA
- a CDS encoding N-acyl-D-amino-acid deacylase family protein has translation MNPLLIRGTLVLDGSGRPGTVGDVLLADGRIVELGAHLDAPATRVLDAHGLAVAPGFIDLHAHSDLAVLQDDRNLAAVTQGVTTQVVGQDGLSYAPAGEQTLAVLREQLAGWNGVQGPGVGWADVAGYLAEVDRRGSAVNVGYLVPHGTVRLNVVGADDRPATPDELTAMRAQVERGMRDGAFGLSAGLTYAPGMFASTDELVALCDVVARHGGFFAPHQRSYGAGALEGYAEMIEIARRAGCALHLTHATMNFAVNRGRAGELVALIDAALNDGIDITLDSYPYLPGSTTLSALLPGWANAGGPDATLGRLRDPATRARIVHELDVSGSDGAHGVPVDWSSVEVSGVRDPRFANAVGRTVAELAAAEGRPPAEVALDLLEADRLGTGILQHVGDEENVRTIMRHPRHTGGSDGILVGDKPHPRAWGTFPRYLGRYVREEGVLTLEDAIVHLSARPAARLGLTDRGRIAPGMVADLVLFDPDTVSDRATFAEPRLQAAGIPWVLVAGVPVVAEGHRTEAVPGRALRSASCAPS, from the coding sequence GTGAACCCGCTCCTCATCCGCGGCACCCTCGTCCTCGACGGCTCCGGCCGTCCCGGGACCGTCGGCGACGTCCTCCTCGCGGACGGCCGCATCGTGGAGCTCGGCGCCCACCTCGACGCGCCGGCGACCCGCGTCCTCGACGCCCACGGTCTCGCCGTGGCGCCCGGCTTCATCGACCTTCATGCGCACTCCGACCTGGCCGTCCTCCAGGACGACCGCAACCTCGCCGCCGTCACTCAGGGCGTCACGACGCAGGTCGTCGGTCAGGACGGCCTCTCGTATGCGCCGGCGGGCGAGCAGACGCTGGCGGTCCTCCGCGAGCAGCTCGCCGGCTGGAACGGCGTGCAGGGTCCCGGCGTCGGCTGGGCGGATGTCGCCGGCTACCTGGCGGAGGTCGACCGGCGCGGCAGCGCGGTGAACGTCGGGTATCTGGTCCCGCACGGCACGGTCCGCCTGAACGTCGTCGGCGCGGACGACCGGCCGGCGACCCCGGACGAGCTCACCGCCATGCGCGCGCAGGTCGAGCGCGGGATGCGCGACGGCGCGTTCGGGCTGTCGGCCGGGCTGACGTACGCGCCGGGGATGTTCGCGAGCACCGACGAGCTGGTCGCGCTCTGCGACGTCGTCGCCCGGCACGGCGGGTTCTTCGCGCCGCACCAGCGCTCGTACGGCGCCGGGGCGCTGGAGGGCTACGCCGAGATGATCGAGATCGCCCGCCGCGCCGGCTGCGCCCTCCACCTCACGCACGCCACCATGAACTTCGCCGTGAACCGCGGACGCGCCGGCGAGCTGGTCGCACTGATCGACGCAGCCCTGAACGACGGCATCGACATCACGCTCGACAGCTACCCGTACCTCCCGGGGTCGACCACGCTCTCCGCGCTCCTGCCGGGATGGGCGAACGCAGGAGGTCCGGACGCCACGCTCGGCCGCCTCCGCGACCCGGCGACCCGGGCGCGCATCGTCCATGAGCTCGACGTCTCCGGCTCCGACGGCGCGCACGGCGTCCCCGTCGACTGGAGCTCCGTGGAGGTCTCGGGAGTCCGCGATCCCCGGTTCGCGAACGCCGTCGGCCGCACGGTCGCCGAGCTGGCCGCCGCCGAAGGCCGCCCTCCCGCCGAGGTCGCCCTCGACCTCCTGGAGGCCGACCGGCTCGGCACCGGCATCCTCCAGCACGTCGGCGACGAGGAGAACGTCCGCACGATCATGCGGCACCCGCGGCACACCGGCGGCAGCGACGGCATCCTCGTCGGGGACAAGCCGCACCCGCGCGCGTGGGGCACGTTCCCGCGCTACCTCGGCCGCTACGTGCGGGAGGAGGGCGTCCTGACGCTGGAGGACGCGATCGTGCACCTCTCCGCGCGCCCGGCCGCGCGACTCGGTCTCACCGACCGCGGCCGGATCGCGCCGGGGATGGTGGCGGACCTGGTGCTCTTCGACCCGGACACCGTCTCCGACCGCGCGACCTTCGCCGAGCCGCGGCTGCAGGCAGCGGGCATCCCGTGGGTGCTCGTCGCGGGCGTCCCGGTCGTCGCGGAAGGACACCGGACGGAGGCCGTGCCCGGCCGGGCGCTACGCTCGGCCTCATGCGCGCCTTCCTGA
- a CDS encoding bifunctional 4-hydroxy-2-oxoglutarate aldolase/2-dehydro-3-deoxy-phosphogluconate aldolase, with protein MLIDTLTADRALAVVRAPRIDDPGALCRALVAGGIRTVEFTFTTPSVEAVIAAAAAEPHGALVGAGTVTDARTAEAAIAAGAQFLVTPGLSESAAAVAREAGVPIMLGALSPSEVMRAVELGSAAVKVFPASAVGPGYLKDLRGPFPGIPFVPSGGLHAGNAAEWMSAGALAVTAGSSVVGAADIEEAAWEAVAEKARVFTAAAHR; from the coding sequence ATGCTGATCGACACGCTCACCGCCGATCGCGCGCTCGCCGTGGTGCGCGCCCCGCGCATCGACGACCCCGGAGCGCTCTGCCGCGCGCTCGTCGCGGGCGGCATCCGGACGGTCGAGTTCACCTTCACCACTCCGAGCGTGGAGGCCGTGATCGCCGCAGCCGCCGCCGAGCCGCACGGCGCCCTGGTCGGAGCGGGCACCGTGACCGACGCCCGCACGGCCGAGGCCGCGATCGCGGCGGGTGCGCAGTTCCTGGTGACGCCCGGGTTGAGCGAAAGCGCCGCAGCCGTCGCCCGCGAGGCGGGGGTGCCGATCATGCTCGGCGCGCTCAGCCCGTCCGAGGTCATGCGGGCCGTCGAGCTCGGCTCGGCCGCGGTGAAGGTCTTCCCGGCCTCCGCCGTCGGGCCGGGATACCTGAAGGATCTGCGCGGCCCGTTCCCCGGCATCCCGTTCGTGCCGTCGGGCGGGCTGCACGCGGGCAATGCGGCCGAGTGGATGTCGGCCGGCGCCCTCGCGGTCACCGCCGGTTCGAGCGTGGTCGGCGCCGCGGACATCGAGGAGGCGGCGTGGGAGGCGGTGGCCGAGAAGGCGCGCGTGTTCACCGCGGCGGCGCACAGGTGA
- the ptsP gene encoding phosphoenolpyruvate--protein phosphotransferase: protein MADTTDTTQTLTGAGIGQGIALGPVLRMSDPLPEPESTPSTRTPDEEKARVSQAVATVAADLRERAGKVSGTAADVLEAQSMMAEDSSLADDVASRIDGGTTAERAVFEGFGVFRDMLIGLGGYMGERATDLDDVAQRVIAALEGRPAPGVPESDVPYILVARDLAPADTALLDLTKVLGLVTREGGPTSHTAILAREKAIVAIVGVAGADDLAAGSEVILDAGAGTVTVAPTAEQSEDARRRIAEREAALSGGLEPGALADGTAIPLLANLGSAEGAQKAVDAGAEGVGLFRTEFLFLDARMAPTVEQQREQYVKLLQAFPGKKVVVRVLDAGADKPLEFLNDAHEDNPALGLRGLRALRANEDILREQLTALAEADAQTDADLWVMAPMVATVEETRYFMQLAGEFGLKTVGVMVEVPSAALLADRVLREAGFASIGTNDLTQYTMAADRLLGSVAGFQDPWHPAVLRLVGEVGAAGAAHGKPVGICGEAAADPMLAVVLVGLGATTLSMSPAALADVRLSLTRYTLDQAKALAEAALAADGAAEAREAVRTTAAGFAHPPA from the coding sequence ATGGCCGACACGACAGACACGACCCAGACGCTGACCGGCGCGGGCATCGGCCAGGGCATCGCCCTCGGCCCCGTGCTCCGGATGTCCGACCCGCTCCCCGAGCCGGAGTCCACCCCGAGCACGCGCACCCCCGACGAGGAGAAGGCCCGCGTCTCGCAGGCCGTCGCGACCGTCGCCGCCGACCTGCGCGAGCGCGCCGGAAAGGTGTCCGGCACCGCGGCGGATGTGCTGGAGGCCCAGTCGATGATGGCGGAGGACTCCTCTCTCGCCGACGATGTCGCCTCCCGGATCGACGGCGGCACGACCGCCGAGCGCGCGGTGTTCGAGGGCTTCGGCGTCTTCCGCGACATGCTCATCGGCCTCGGCGGCTACATGGGCGAACGCGCCACCGACCTGGACGACGTGGCCCAGCGGGTGATCGCGGCGCTGGAGGGCCGGCCCGCGCCGGGCGTCCCGGAGTCCGACGTGCCCTACATCCTCGTCGCCCGCGACCTCGCCCCCGCCGACACGGCGCTGCTCGACCTGACGAAGGTGCTCGGCCTGGTCACCCGCGAGGGCGGACCGACCTCCCACACCGCGATCCTGGCCCGCGAGAAGGCGATCGTCGCGATCGTGGGCGTCGCCGGGGCGGACGACCTGGCCGCGGGGTCCGAAGTGATCCTCGACGCCGGTGCCGGCACGGTCACCGTCGCGCCGACCGCCGAGCAGTCCGAGGACGCCCGCCGGCGCATCGCCGAGCGGGAGGCCGCCCTCTCCGGAGGCCTGGAGCCCGGCGCGCTGGCCGACGGCACCGCGATCCCGCTGCTGGCCAACCTCGGCTCGGCCGAGGGCGCGCAGAAGGCGGTCGACGCGGGAGCCGAGGGCGTCGGCCTGTTCCGCACCGAGTTCCTCTTCCTCGACGCCCGGATGGCGCCGACGGTGGAGCAGCAGCGCGAGCAGTATGTGAAGCTGCTGCAGGCCTTCCCCGGCAAGAAGGTCGTCGTGCGGGTGCTCGACGCCGGCGCGGACAAGCCGCTGGAGTTCCTCAACGACGCGCACGAGGACAACCCGGCGCTGGGCCTGCGCGGCCTGCGCGCCCTGCGGGCGAACGAGGACATCCTCCGCGAGCAGCTCACCGCCCTCGCCGAGGCCGACGCGCAGACCGACGCGGACCTCTGGGTCATGGCCCCGATGGTCGCGACCGTCGAGGAGACCCGCTACTTCATGCAGCTGGCCGGCGAGTTCGGGCTGAAGACCGTGGGTGTCATGGTCGAGGTCCCGTCCGCCGCGCTGCTGGCCGACCGGGTGCTGCGGGAGGCCGGCTTCGCCTCCATCGGCACCAACGACCTCACCCAGTACACGATGGCCGCCGACCGCCTCCTCGGCTCGGTCGCCGGCTTCCAGGACCCGTGGCACCCGGCCGTCCTCCGCCTCGTCGGCGAGGTCGGCGCCGCCGGAGCCGCGCACGGCAAGCCGGTCGGCATCTGCGGCGAGGCCGCGGCCGACCCGATGCTCGCCGTCGTGCTCGTCGGCCTCGGCGCGACCACCCTCTCGATGTCGCCCGCGGCCCTCGCCGACGTGCGGTTGTCCCTCACCCGTTACACCCTCGACCAGGCCAAAGCCCTGGCCGAGGCCGCACTGGCCGCCGATGGCGCGGCCGAAGCCCGGGAGGCCGTCCGAACCACGGCCGCCGGGTTCGCCCACCCGCCTGCCTAG